The following are from one region of the Equus przewalskii isolate Varuska chromosome 21, EquPr2, whole genome shotgun sequence genome:
- the THBD gene encoding thrombomodulin, translated as MLRVLLLGMLAPAGLGLPAPTEPQPHGSQCIEHDCFALFRGPATFLAASQACESLQGHLMTVRSSVAAEVISLLLSGDGGDSQRLWIGLQLPPGCGDPGHSGPLRGFQWVTGDNRTSYSRWARLHRDPALLCGPLCVAVSAAGAAAPGEPAWEEQQCAAEADGFLCEFHFAASCRPLAVESAAAASVSITYSTPFGARGADFQALPAGSSAAVAPFGVELECTAPPGEAEARWSREAPGAWDCSVESGGCERACNRSAGTSRCLCPADAALQADGRSCAAPGEHSCDQLCDHFCVRNPDVPGGYSCMCETGYQLAADQHRCEDVDDCKLVPSPCPQRCVNTQGGFKCHCYPGYDLVDGECVQPVDPCFGTNCEYQCQPVGQNDYRCICAEGFAPIPQDPDRCQMFCNQTACPADCDPNNPSNCQCPEGYILDDGVICTDINECDSGYCPGECRNLFGSYECICGPDSALAGQVATDCDPKESKGDDEDSGSGEPPVSRTPGTTASPSPVAPLHSGVLIGISIASLSLVVALLALLCHLRKKQGAMPAELEYKYGAPTKEVVLQHVGTERMPQKL; from the coding sequence ATGCTCCGGGTCCTCCTCCTCGGCATGCTGGCCCCCGCTGGCCTGGGGCTCCCGGCGCCCACAGAGCCGCAGCCCCATGGCAGCCAGTGCATCGAGCACGACTGCTTCGCGCTCTTCCGGGGCCCCGCGACCTTCCTCGCTGCCAGTCAGGCCTGCGAGAGCCTGCAAGGCCACCTGATGACCGTGCGCTCTTCGGTGGCAGCTGAGGTCATCTCCTTGCTACTGAGTGGCGACGGCGGCGACAGCCAGCGCCTCTGGATCGGCCTGCAGCTCCCGCCCGGCTGCGGCGACCCAGGGCACTCTGGGCCCTTGCGCGGTTTCCAGTGGGTTACGGGCGATAACCGCACCAGCTACAGCAGGTGGGCGCGGCTCCACCGCGACCCGGCGCTTCTCTGCGGTCCGCTTTGCGTCGCAGTCTCGGCGGCCGGGGCCGCTGCACCGGGCGAGCCGGCCTGGGAGGAGCAGCAGTGCGCCGCGGAGGCCGACGGCTTCCTCTGCGAGTTCCACTTCGCAGCCTCCTGCAGGCCCCTGGCCGTGGAGTCCGCGGCGGCCGCCAGTGTCTCGATCACCTACAGCACCCCGTTCGGGGCCCGCGGCGCGGACTTCCAGGCGTTGCCTGCGGGTAGCTCCGCCGCTGTCGCGCCCTTCGGAGTGGAGCTGGAGTGCACGGCGCCTCCCGGAGAGGCCGAGGCGCGCTGGAGCCGGGAGGCGCCGGGCGCCTGGGACTGCAGCGTGGAGAGCGGCGGCTGCGAGCGCGCGTGCAACCGGAGCGCCGGGACGTCGCGGTGCCTCTGCCCCGCCGACGCCGCCCTGCAGGCCGACGGGCGCTCCTGCGCCGCGCCTGGGGAGCACTCCTGCGACCAGCTCTGCGACCATTTCTGCGTCCGCAACCCGGACGTGCCCGGCGGCTACTCGTGCATGTGCGAGACGGGCTACCAGCTGGCTGCCGACCAGCACCGTTGCGAGGACGTGGACGATTGTAAGCTGGTGCCCAGTCCGTGCCCGCAGCGCTGTGTCAACACCCAGGGCGGCTTCAAGTGCCACTGCTACCCTGGGTACGACCTGGTGGACGGCGAGTGCGTGCAGCCCGTGGACCCATGCTTCGGGACTAACTGCGAGTACCAGTGCCAGCCAGTGGGTCAGAATGACTACCGCTGCATCTGCGCCGAGGGCTTCGCGCCCATCCCCCAAGACCCGGACCGGTGCCAGATGTTCTGCAACCAGACTGCATGCCCAGCCGACTGCGACCCTAATAACCCGTCTAACTGCCAGTGCCCGGAAGGCTACATCCTGGACGACGGCGTCATATGCACAGACATCAACGAGTGCGACAGTGGCTACTGCCCGGGCGAGTGCCGCAACCTCTTTGGCAGCTACGAGTGCATCTGTGGGCCCGACTCGGCCCTCGCCGGCCAGGTTGCCACTGACTGTGACCCCAAGGAGAGCAAAGGAGACGACGAAGACAGCGGATCTGGGGAGCCCCCGGTCAGCCGGACTCCCGGCACCACGGCGAGCCCCTCGCCGGTAGCGCCCCTGCATTCGGGCGTGCTCATTGGCATCTCCATCGCAAGTCTGTCTCTGGTGGTGGCGCTTTTGGCGCTCCTCTGCCACCTGCGCAAGAAGCAAGGTGCCATGCCGGCAGAGCTAGAGTACAAGTATGGGGCCCCAACCAAGGAGGTGGTGCTGCAGCACGTGGGGACGGAGAGGATGCCTCAGAAACTCTGA
- the SSTR4 gene encoding LOW QUALITY PROTEIN: somatostatin receptor type 4 (The sequence of the model RefSeq protein was modified relative to this genomic sequence to represent the inferred CDS: inserted 2 bases in 2 codons; deleted 1 base in 1 codon; substituted 2 bases at 2 genomic stop codons): MSAPSTLPPGGEEGLEASWPPAANSSRAPAEEKEAXGRAGAAGIVAIQCIYALVCLMGLVGNALVIFVTLRSAKMRTAANIYLLNLAVADELFKLSLPFVASSVALRHGPFRAVLCRTMLSMDGLNMFTSVFCLTVLSVDRXVAVVHPLRAATYRRPSVAXLINLGAWLASLLVTLPIAIFAHTRPARGGQAVACNLHWPHPAWSTVFVVCTFLLGFLLPALAIGLCYLLIVGKMRAVALRAVWQQLRHSEKITCLVLMVVAVFVLCWMPFYVVQLLNLFVTGLDATINQVSLILSYANSCANPILYSLPSDSFRRSFQRVLCLCCCLLDAAGSAEEEPLDCSATALKSRGGEGCICPQLPCQQEAVQPEPSRKQXPLTRTATY, translated from the exons ATGAGCGCCCCCTCAACGCTGCCGCCTGGGGGCGAGGAAGGGCTCGAGGCGTCCTGGCCTCCCGCGGCCAACTCCAGCCGCGCCCCAGCGGAGGAGAAGGAGG GCGGGCGCGCGGGGGCGGCGGGCATAGTCGCCATCCAGTGCATCTACGCGCTCGTGTGCCTGATGGGCTTGGTGGGAAACGCCCTGGTCATCTTCGTGACCCTCCGCTCCGCCAAGATGAGGACAGCTGCCAACATCTACTTGCTCAACCTAGCCGTCGCGGACGAGCTCTTCAAGCTGAGCCTGCCCTTCGTGGCCTCATCAGTCGCCCTGCGCCACGGGCCCTTCCGGGCAGTGCTGTGCCGCACGATGCTCAGCATGGACGGCCTCAACATGTTCACCAGCGTCTTCTGCCTGACAGTGCTCAGCGTGGACCGCTAGGTCGCTGTGGTGCACCCTCTGCGCGCCGCCACCTACCGCCGGCCCAGCGTGGCCTAGCTCATTAATTTGGGCGCGTGGCTGGCGTCCTTGCTG GTCACCCTGCCCATTGCCATCTTCGCCCACACCAGGCCGGCTCGGGGCGGCCAGGCCGTGGCCTGTAACCTGCACTGGCCGCACCCGGCCTGGTCAACGGTCTTCGTGGTCTGTACTTTCCTGCTGGGCTTCCTGCTGCCTGCTCTGGCCATTGGGCTATGCTACTTGCTCATTGTGGGCAAGATGCGGGCAGTGGCACTACGTGCTGTCTGGCAGCAGCTGAGGCACTCAGAGAAGATCACGTGTCTGGTGCTGATGGTGGTGGCCGTCTTTGTGCTCTGCTGGATGCCTTTCTACGTGGTGCAGCTACTGAACCTGTTTGTGACCGGCCTTGATGCCACCATCAACCAGGTGTCCCTCATCCTCAGCTATGCCAACAGCTGTGCCAACCCCATCCTCTACAGCTTGCCCTCTGACAGCTTCCGCCGTTCCTTCCAGCGGGTTCTCTGCCTGTGCTGCTGCCTCCTGGATGCTGCTGGCAGTGCTGAGGAAGAGCCCCTGGACTGCTCTGCCACTGCTCTCaagagcagaggtggggagggatgCATATGTCCCCAGCTGCCCTGCCAGCAGGAGGCAGTGCAACCAGAACCCAGCCGCAAGC GTCCCCTCACCAGGACTGCCACCTACTGA